In the Zingiber officinale cultivar Zhangliang chromosome 5A, Zo_v1.1, whole genome shotgun sequence genome, aacaaaaaagttagaaaaaaaaataataaattttaaccGAAAGAATGTGTGCATATCGGAAGAGAAGAAATGGCAGAGAGTGTAAGAGACATAGTGTGCTGGATAATAAGTCGGAGAGTTAGGTTTGTAACAAACTGTGGGAATTAGATGGggattaataaaaatatattagcatattttataaaagaaaaattttaaaatagtaaaatcTAGGGTTCTTATTTCCATTCCGGCCGTTTTCATTGCCTCCCTCCGCAGCGGCTCCTCTTCCTTCGTTTTCCTTTCGTCCGCCGCCATGTCCTTCtttcgccacctcctcctccgctccCTCCGCGGCGGCTCCGTCTCCGAGCTCCGCAGCCCACGACACCTCGCTGCCATCTCTACCCCCTCCCGCCACTTCGCTTTCTCCTCTGCCGAGGAGGCCGCTGCCGAACGTCGCCGTCGCAAGCGCCGCCTTCGCATAGAGCCCCCGCTCCACGCCCTCCGCCGCGATCCGAACGCCCCTCGCCCTCCGCGCGATCCCAACGCCCCTCGTCTCCCTGACTCCACATCCGCCCTCGTCGGCCCCCGCCTCAATCTCCACAACCGCGTCCAGTCCCTGATCCGCGGCGGTGACCTCGACGCCGCCTCCTCCACCGCCCGCCACGCCGTTTTCTCCTCAGTCCGCCCCACCGTCTTCACCTGCAACGCCATCACCGCCTCCATGCTCCGCGCTGGCCGTATCGACGACGTCGTCGCTCTCTTCACCTTCTTTTTCAACCAATCCAACATTGTACCCAACGTCGTCTCCTACAACATCTTGATTAACGCCCACTGTAACGCTGGCCGTGTCGATGTGGCCCTCGATGTCTACCGCCACATCCTGGAGAATGCCCCCTTTTCCCCCTCCTATGTGACCTACCGCCACCTCACCAAGGGCCTTGTCGATGCTGACCGCATGCAGGACGCTATCGATCTTCTCCGTGAGATGCTCAACCGCGGCCATGGCGCCGACTCCATGGTTTACAACACCCTTATGGCTGGCTTCATCGACCGTCAAAACATGGAAAGGGCTCTTCAGTTCTTTGATGAGCTCCGCGATCGCTGCCTGGTCTACGACGGTATCGTACATTCGACCCTGATGGAGGCCTACTTCAAGCGTGGAATGGATAAGGAGGCTATGGACTCGTATCAATCATTGCTAGACCGGCAGTTCAAGATGACCCCTGCCACCTGCAACGTCCTCATCGAGACCTTGCTGAGGCACCACAAGCTGGCTGAGGCAGAAGCAATGTTTGAGAGTATGCTAAACAACCACTCCCCTCCTAGCTTTACGGCGATCAACACCGACACCTACAACCTGATGGTTAACCAGCGCTTCAAGGAAGGGAAGATCATTGAGGCTATCGAGACATTCCACCGGCAGCCCAGGAAGCCGGTCATCATGGACGTTGGCTGCTTCAATAACATCATCGGAAAGCTCTGCGCGAATGGGCTGCTTCCAGAGTCGGAGAAGCTGTTTGGTGAAATGCCTGAGAAGTCAGTTAACCCGGATGCAACAACTTACAGGACTCTTATTGATGCTTGTTTCAGTGTTGGAAGGACAGACAGTGCGTTGGAATACTTTGAGAAGATGATCAAGAGTAGTGGCGAAAGCCCTGGCTTCAGAGTCGACGTCGGAGTCTACAACATGATGTTCCATGGATTGGTGAGCGCAGGACGAATCAACCAAGCAATGGAGGTTTTTGGCAAGATGTGGGAGAGGGGAATCAGACCTAATCAGTCGAGTTACGAAGTTTTGATCACTGCAATGTGCAACGAGGGAAACCTCGATCGAGGACGAGAGCTGTTTGAGCAGATGCTGCGAGACCGTATAAATGCTACCCCTGAATTCAGTGCTTTCCTACTGGATGCTTTCGGTAAAGCAGGTCGAATCCAGGAGATAGAAGAGCTAGTTGGTGGCAGTCCAAGCAATGTTACTTCTCAAGCACAGCAGGTAGCTATTTCGAATTAGATAC is a window encoding:
- the LOC121980878 gene encoding pentatricopeptide repeat-containing protein At1g10270-like, with amino-acid sequence MSFFRHLLLRSLRGGSVSELRSPRHLAAISTPSRHFAFSSAEEAAAERRRRKRRLRIEPPLHALRRDPNAPRPPRDPNAPRLPDSTSALVGPRLNLHNRVQSLIRGGDLDAASSTARHAVFSSVRPTVFTCNAITASMLRAGRIDDVVALFTFFFNQSNIVPNVVSYNILINAHCNAGRVDVALDVYRHILENAPFSPSYVTYRHLTKGLVDADRMQDAIDLLREMLNRGHGADSMVYNTLMAGFIDRQNMERALQFFDELRDRCLVYDGIVHSTLMEAYFKRGMDKEAMDSYQSLLDRQFKMTPATCNVLIETLLRHHKLAEAEAMFESMLNNHSPPSFTAINTDTYNLMVNQRFKEGKIIEAIETFHRQPRKPVIMDVGCFNNIIGKLCANGLLPESEKLFGEMPEKSVNPDATTYRTLIDACFSVGRTDSALEYFEKMIKSSGESPGFRVDVGVYNMMFHGLVSAGRINQAMEVFGKMWERGIRPNQSSYEVLITAMCNEGNLDRGRELFEQMLRDRINATPEFSAFLLDAFGKAGRIQEIEELVGGSPSNVTSQAQQVAISN